The Cyanobacteriota bacterium genomic interval GGCGATGCAGTGTTTAAGGTGGCGAAGGAATATCCCAAAACCAACTTTGCCTACGCGGGAGGGTTAGGTAAAGTGACTGAAAATGTAGCTGATTATGACCAGCCTTTCTACGAAGGTGCCTATCTAGTGGGTATCGTAGGGGGTAAACTTAGCAAAACAGGTAAGTTTGGGGCACTGTATGGGTTCGACATTCCCGTTTGCCGTGCTATGGGTGAAGCCATGCTAGCGGGTGCGAAGACAGTGAATCCGAAGGCAACACTGACAAGTGCCGCTACAGGGAACTGGGATGATGTTGCTAAGGCCAAAGAAGCAGCCCTATCTCAAGCTGAAACGGGGGTAGACTTTTGGATTGGTTGTGGACAAGGCCCTACGATCGGCCAATTTGAAGCAGCCAAGATTAAAGGCGGCTACGCCACTGGCTATGTTGGCGACATGTCTTCACTAGCA includes:
- a CDS encoding BMP family protein, producing the protein MSKLLRRSLISLLLVAPVMILSACGSAPTTSESPSPASSPNATTTSTPKTTGNAGKFALILNGPPTDKSWNQRAYEAAQALKAKGVDVVISESVSPADSERVLRQYAEAGYSPIVAHSFNYGDAVFKVAKEYPKTNFAYAGGLGKVTENVADYDQPFYEGAYLVGIVGGKLSKTGKFGALYGFDIPVCRAMGEAMLAGAKTVNPKATLTSAATGNWDDVAKAKEAALSQAETGVDFWIGCGQGPTIGQFEAAKIKGGYATGYVGDMSSLA